The genomic window gtaactgtttttattttgacgtttgtgtcttgactctataacatctatggtaactgtttttattttgacgttAGTGTGTTGACTCTATAACATCTATggtaactgtttttattttgacgttAGTGTCTTGACGCTATAACATCTATggtaactgtttttattttgacgtttTTGTGTGGACGCTATAACATCTATggtaactgtttttattttgacgttAGTGTCTTGACTCTATAACATCTATggtaactgtttttattttgaggtTAGTGTGTTGACTCTATAACATCTATggtaactgtttttattttgacgttAGTGTCTTGGCTCTATAACATCTATggtaactgtttttattttgacgttAGTGTCTTGGCTCTATAACATCTATggtaactgtttttattttgacgtttgtGTGTGGACGCTATAACATCTATggtaactgtttttattttgacgttAGTGTCTTGACTCTATAACATCTATggtaactgtttttattttgacgtttgtGTCTTGATTCTATAACATCTATggtaactgtttttattttgacgtttgtGTGTTGATGCTATAACATCTATggtaactgtttttattttgacgttAGTGTCTTGACTCTATAACATCTATggtaactgtttttattttgacgtttgtgtgttgactctataacatctatggtaactgtttttattttgacgtttTGTGTTGACTCTATAACATCTATGGtagctgtttttattttgacgtttgtgtgttgacgctataACATCTATggtaactgtttttattttgacgtttgtgtgttgacgctataACATCTATggtaactgtttttattttgacgttAGTGTCTTGACTCTATAACAGCCATggtaattgtttttattttgacgttCGTGTGTTGACGCTATAACATCTATagtaactgtttttattttgacgttCGTGTGTTGACGCTATAACATCTATggtaactgtttttattttgacgttcgtgtgttgatatttttgtgtCGACACTATgacgtacatgtagttattcTTTTGCTGTCATTAGCAAAAATGCACGTTAAGAGATTTGCGTTTGTGTTTAGTTTCTTATCCTTACACAGAAACATagtaaggtatacaacacaatatTTACAGGAAGAACGCAAAGCATGACTGTTACAATGAGGCCTAGATCTAGAATGGCAGGAAGCATCGTCGGATTGCACTAAACGTCGACACAATGAACATCGTGGGTCAGCTTAGTGAAAAAAAATCCTCTTTTCAATAGAGGTTATTCGATTGGCCCTGTCACATTTTCCGATCGGAatatcagccaatcagattgaAGGTAGCATAGGCTTTATAGAAGCTGCAAGTCTATGCTTATCACAGAATTAAATCTGCACTCCTTCATGGGTCCAGAAATATCGTCACATGTACTTTTTGATAGTTGTGCTAAACTGAAGAGTTCTTATTCTGAAAGGGTTATGGTGAttggtttctatttatagagtAACGTCATCGAATCGAGTTTTTCACTGAACTGACCCACGAGTGATGGTATACCGTAGTGTAATGCAATCAGCCATGGGTATCCCACGATGAGCGGGGAGCTCCATCTTGTTTAGAATTTACTTTGGTTACGttgtaggtacatgtacttaaGCTAGATGTTGGAGTTTTAGAAGGGCTGATTTAACCCCTCTACGTTTTCAGTGCATAATTAGACACTATCGTTCAACTGGTTCCACTCCACTCGGGCAATGCTTTACGAGTTCTGTATGTTTCTTGTTTGTATCCCAGGATGCTTTAAGTTGTTGATTAGTTTCATAGTAACGCTTGGTGCTGGTTTTCGGTGTTCTTTCTGAGTGTTGGAGTGATTTCCTTCTGTTTTGTAAAGTTGGTAGGCCTAATTTCAGATGTTGTAGCATTTCTGAAACGTATCCTTCATCCCGACTTGTATAATCTTCAGCAATAAGACGGGCGGCCCTCTTTTGTCTTATGTCAagtttttttcggcatagctgtataattttctttttgccccggatgtgacgcgacaggtggcgttactggtcaagatgaagtatgtgattggtcaatgtagcggtaaatgaaaaatgcagatatgcagttaaaaacgaaacaaagttaagattgaatgcaagctgaataagtgcatgaatcttttcaaatgacacattaataaaattacattcctgattcaaatgcagtcttattatcacaaaaatgattcaaactgatatactTTTGTtttccgtgctgaaacgcattagatcgttaatttatttcatcagcagttttacattataaccactagcattaaaactatgccgtttatcttttttaaagatatttcttgtttatgtCTGACTTTAGATAGGGTCCAAGATACTACTGCCATAGTCCATAACTGATCTAACAAGTGAGTTGTATGCTGTTTTCTGGTAATCTTAAAGCTGAACTTGCTTTCCCGTGTATCTTACCATCTTTCAAGATTTTGTATGTCGTTTCGGAGGATGTTGTGACCGTTGAATGATTGATTTGGTGATACAGAAGGCAGTCGTCGGCAAAAAGTCGTACCTGGGCTTTGACAAAGTCTGGAAGGTCATTTAGATATCCAAGGAAGAGAGGTGGTCCCAGTGCGGTCCCTGCACGCCAGAGGCGACATGTTCCTCCTGTGATGTGGAACCTTCAAAGACAACCTTCATTTTCCTCTGTGTTAGAAATGATGTCAACCAGTCATGTGTTTGACCTCACACATCGTACTGCTCGACTATATGTAGCTTCTTGTTATGAGTTGTTTCGTGTGGTGCGGTGTCGAACGCTTTGGAGTAGTTGAGTAATGCTACGTCAACTTTATTTCCATTGTCGTGCGTTTTTAGTTCATAGTCAGAAGTATTTGTGTCTCAGATAACCAGATTTGAGGCCATGCTTTACATTTGTAGTAACTTCATGTTTTTCTAGGTGTTACAGGATGTTTCGACATATTATACTCCAATTAAGCCCCTTTTTAGATTTGAAGAATGgtttgttgttattatttcttAGTATTTTCTTATTATTCTTTTAAGATGTCTGTATTGATGTATTCCCATCCTGCTCTCCGTATATGTTTTTCGTTCCCTTTGATGATGCCTATAGTCCTTCCAGTTATTGGTTGTTTTGGACTGTTGGTATAGCCTTtccttttatcattattattattttattttcgcTCATTACCTTTCATCCGTGGTAATTTATTTCTTGTCCCAAAGAGCTTTGATGGTATGTAGGTGTCAAAAGCATTGTGTAAGTCCTCTTTAATGGTATGTAGGTGACCAATACTTCTTTAATGGTATGTAGGTAACCGAAGCATTGCGTAGGTCCTCTTTAATGGTATGTAGGTAACAGAAACATTGCGTAGGTCTTCTTTATATGTTTTCCCTAGGTCATGttcatttgtatatgtaatattttcgCGATGTTTTCCTTTACTTTGTCCCAAGAAGCGAGTGAACATTGGTAAAATTTCCTCGCTCATGAGGAGTGGTAGTGGGGTTTCCCCTGGTGTCTGTTATTACCATTTCATGTAACATCGTGTAACATTTATAAAGATCCTATGAAGATCATTCTTCTTCACAGTCTGTAACATATTGTGGTTGTTCCACTGATGTTCACTACAATAAATACAATTCTACCTAAGGCCCCCCTGTCACTTCTGTATAcgtcatatataaaataatatatacacaaatatttcaCTAGATTTTCATCACGTCCTTTGCTGGTTTGATCCTGGTTTTATCGCGTCCTTTGCTGGGTTTGATCCTGGTTTTATCGCGTCCTTTACTGGGTTTGATCCTGGTTTTATCGCGTCCTTTGCTGGGTTTGATCCTGGTTTTATCGCGTCCTTTACTGGGTTTGATCCTGGTTTTATCGCGTCCTTTGCTGAGTTTGATACTGGTGTTATCGCATCCTTTGCTGGGTTTGATCTTGGTTTTATCGCGTCCTTTGCTGGGTTTGATCCTGGTTTTATCGCGTCCTTTACTGCGTTTGATCCCGGTTTTATTGCGTCCTTTTCTTGGTTTGATCCTGGTGTTATCGCGTCCTTTTCTTGGTTTGATCCTGGTGTTATCGTGTCCTTTGCTGAGTTTGATCCTGGTTTTATCGCGTCCTTTACTGGGTTTGATCCTGGTTTTATCGCGTCCTTTGCTGGGTTTGATCCTGGTTTTATCGCGTCCTTTACTGGGTTTGATCCTGGTTTTATCGCGTCCTTTGCTGGGTTTGATCCTGGTTTTATCGCGTCCTTTACTGGGTTTGATCCTGGTTTTATCGCGTCCTTTGCTGAGTTTGATACTGGTGTTATCGCATCCTTTGCTGGGTTTGATCTTGGTTTTATCGCGTCCTTTGCTGGGTTTGATCCTGGTTTTATCGCGTCCTTTACTGCGTTTGATCCCGGTTTTATTGCGTCCTTTTCTTGGTTTGATCCTGGTGTTATCGCGTCCTTTTCTTGGTTTGATCCTGGTGTTATCGTGTCCTTTGCTGGGTTTGATCCTGGTTTTATCGCGTCCTTTACTGGGTTTGATCCTGGTTTTATCGCGTCCTTTGCTGGGTTTGATCCTGGTTTTATCGCGTCCTTTACTGGGTTTGATCCTGGTTTTATCGCGTCCTTTGCTGGGTTTGATCATTGTTTTATCGCGTCCTTTACTGCGTTTGATCCCGGTTTTATTGCGTCCTTTTCTTGGTTTGATCCTGGTGTTATCGCGTCCTTTTCTTGGTTTGATCCTCGTGTTATCGCGTCCTTTTCTTGGTTTGATCCTGGTGTTATCGTGTCCTTTGCTGAGTTTGATCCTGGTGTTATCGTGTCCTTTGCTGGGTTTGATCCTGGTTTTATCGCGTCCTTTTCTGGGTTTGatcctgtttttttttgtttttttttttgcgtccTTTTCTGGGTTTGATCCTGGTTTGATCCCTTTCAGCCATGATTCTGTCCCATAAACAAGGTCTGTTTTGATGTAAGTACAGCTCCCAGTTCTTGGTGTGGAAGATTGAACCCTCTTTGATATGTACAGATATTGTTCGACTTTTCGTTTTCAATTGGCCAAAGTCACTGGTAGATATTACACTCTACAATGTTGTGTTTAGCTCTGATAGCGATTCGTAGTAGTTTGCACTATTTAGTGCATAACTATGAAAAATTAATGAGGTTATATTTAAGCTGTCACATTCACAGTAGTATCACTGGACGTTTGATCTCTGAAGCAACTCGTAATGTTTACTGCAGAGTTTAATGCGGGTTTTGTGGTGTCAGATACTCGTCACAGCAGACTCCTTGGTTTGgctattttacaaaaaaaacgcAGTGGTAGACTGGTGTCTGTTATTACCATTTCATGGTCCGATATCCAAGGTGTACTGCGTGAGTTTTTGGTAAAACTTGGGTTTGTAGTTAATATGAGGTCTAGCATGTTGTTTTCACGTGTTAGTTGATCATGGATTTGTGTCAAGTGTGCCCCAGTTGTCATGTTGATAAGTAGGTTCTGCTCTTCTTTATCCTATCCGCCCATTTTGTTCAAACAGATGTCAGGGCAGTTGAAGTCttcaaaaaattttaatttttgagaCCAAAATCTTTGTCAGTCGTTTTCCCAATTACTTTAAGCCAAGTTATTTCTGTGTAACATTTATAAAGATCCTATTGTAAGATCATTCTTCTTCACAGTCTGTAACATATTGTGGTTGTTCCACTGATGTTCACTACAGTAAATACAATTCTACCTAAGGCCCCCCTGTCACTTCTGTATAcgtcatatataaaataatatatacacaaatatttcaCTAGATTTTCATCGCGTCCTTTGCTGGTTTGATCCTGGTTTTATCGCGTCCTTTGCTGGGTTTGATCCTGGTTTTATTGCGTCCTTTGCTGGGTTTGATCCTGGTTTTATCGCGTCCTTTGCTGGGTTTGATCCTGGTTTTATCGCGTCCTTTGCTGGGTTTGATCCCGGTTTTATTGCGTCCTTTTCTTGGTTTGATCCTGGTGTTATTGCGTCCTTTTCTTGGTTTGATCCTGGTGTTATCGCGTCCTTTTCTTGGTTTGATCCTCGTGTTATCGTTTCCTTTGCTGAGTTTGATCGTGGTATTATCGCGTCCTTTGCTGGGTTTGATCCTGGTTTTATCGCGTCCCTTGCTGGGTTTGATCCTTGTTTTATCGCGTCCTTTTCTGGGTTTGATcctggtttttttttccatCCTTTTCTGGGTTTGATCCTGGTTTGATCCCTTTCAGCCATGATTCTGTCCCATAAACAAGGTCTGTTTTGATGTAAGTACAGCTCCCAGTTCTTGGTGTGGAAGATTGAACCCTCTTTGATATGTACAGATAATGTTCGACTTTTCGTTTTCAATTGGCCAAAGTCACTGGTAGATATTGCACTCTTCAATGTTGTGTTTAGCTCTGATAGCGGTTCGTAGTAGTTTGCACTATTTAGTGCATAACTATGAAAAATTAATGAGGTTATATTTAAGCTGTCACATTCACAGTAGAATCACTGGACGTTAGATACTCGTCACAGCAGACTCCTTGGTTTGgctattttacaaaaaaaaccgCAGTGGTAGACTGGTATCTGTTTTTGGTCCTAGACCAGCTTCAATGTCGCAAGCAATTAACAGTAGTAATataaaaatactttattttagttttacatgttttttgaTAGAGGTAAGGTAGCTGGTCGTCTTCCCCATGATAACAGTTTGGTGTTTAGAAGATTGTGAGGTATGGAATGGCGTTCCTAAATATGTGGTGATGCCTGTGGATGTAGCCAGCAAGTAGCAATATGGACAAGCTGTCGGTCTAGCGAGGAAACCCTCCCTTACAGACAACTGTGTTGTTTATGTGTGCCAACACTTGCTGTTTATAGCCTATATAGCGAGGAAACCCTCCCTTACAGACAACTGTGTTGTTTATGTGTGCCAACACTTGCTGTTTATAGCCTATATAGCGAGGAAACCCTCCCTTACAGCCTTACAAACAACTGTGTTGTTTATGTGTGCCAACACTTGCTGTTTATAGCCTATATAGCGAGGAAACCCTCCCTTACAGCCTTACAAACAACTGTGTTGTTTAGGTGTGCCAACACTTGCTGTTTATATAGCCTATATAGCGATGAAACCCTCCTTTACAAACAACTGTGTTGTTTAGGTGTGCCAA from Pecten maximus chromosome 1, xPecMax1.1, whole genome shotgun sequence includes these protein-coding regions:
- the LOC117339304 gene encoding serine/arginine repetitive matrix protein 2-like: MIKPSKGRDKTRIKPSKGRDKTRIKPSKGRDKTRIKPSKGRDKTRIKPSKGHDNTRIKPRKGRDNTRIKPRKGRNKTGIKRSKGRDKTRIKPSKGRDKTKIKPSKGCDNTSIKLSKGRDKTRIKPSKGRDKTRIKPSKGRDKTRIKPSKGRDKTRIKPSKGRDKTRIKPSKGRDKTRIKLSKGHDNTRIKPRKGRDNTRIKPRKGRNKTGIKRSKGRDKTRIKPSKGRDKTKIKPSKGCDNTSIKLSKGRDKTRIKPSKGRDKTRIKPSKGRDKTRIKPSKGRDKTRIKPSKGRDKTRIKPAKDVMKI